Genomic window (Asticcacaulis excentricus CB 48):
CTCGACTGGGTAGAATCGCGCCTGAAGCGTTCGGTCGAACATATGGGCCTGGCCCGCGTTGGCGTCGGCATGATCGACGATGCGTCCGACCTGATGGGTCCTCAAGGCGATGCGCTTTGGGCGCGTATGGAAAAGCTGAAGGCCGAAGGCCTCTTTTCGCGCATCGGCATTTCGGCGCGCTATGAAGACGCTCCCGTAGCCCTGGCCAAACGGTTCAAGCCCGACCTCATTCAGGTACCGACCTCGATCCTTGATCAGCGGCTGGTGCGCGAAGGGGCTCTGGAAGCGCTGGCGGACATGGGCATTGAAGTGCAGGTGCGTTCGGTCTTCCTTCAGGGCTTGTTGTTCACGCCCCGCGAAGCCCTGCCTGCCAATCTGCAACCGCTGGGCCCGCAATTGTCGCGCATCCGTCGCCACCTGCTGGAAACCGCGACTGACCCCCTGCATGCCGCTCTCAGCTACGCCCTGAACCTCAAGGGCGTGTCTTCCGTGATCGTTGGC
Coding sequences:
- a CDS encoding aldo/keto reductase; the protein is MTAALGLGSAQFGCDYGISNLRGRVSEDEVRQILQYAAQCGLKAIDVAPYEGDVERILGRCWPFPSPFKPQIRSVRAERGLDWVESRLKRSVEHMGLARVGVGMIDDASDLMGPQGDALWARMEKLKAEGLFSRIGISARYEDAPVALAKRFKPDLIQVPTSILDQRLVREGALEALADMGIEVQVRSVFLQGLLFTPREALPANLQPLGPQLSRIRRHLLETATDPLHAALSYALNLKGVSSVIVGVTTAAELRAVIAASDRPRPDLAWHAFAIEDPIALSPALWHADLSDDPRVRERRSVICAA